In Candidatus Chlorohelix allophototropha, one DNA window encodes the following:
- a CDS encoding DUF885 domain-containing protein → MTVTTDNETLETLIDIYIKDLLETFPIVGTACGLHEYDGRLPDTSATTFRNRMLQLKEFRERVRIIGISLDDKESKFDYELLLHCIDKELFSLEEMREHEISPLYYGGLTDVSVYIKRDYAPLEHRLEMVIRHLEKLPKALGQGLENLEMSLSRPALETALEMFKGIITYLEGDVTTQFVELNNATLTAQYTATCQKAIEAINNYIDGLEKRLPLSHNNFAIGAERYRRMLFFGEMVGLPLDELLEVGQRNLRVNQELLRSACQKFAPDLTVQEAMAKMASHHPTPESLIADTTAKLEEVRQFLIEHNIISVPSEVRCIVAETPPFMRWAFAFMDTPGAFEEIATQSYYYITPVESHWTEQQKEEWLTKFDYFTLQDVSIHEAYPGHYLHYMHFKLLNNRLRRLLWSASYSYSFVEGWAHYTEQMMIEEGYGTNDPRYHMAQLSEALLRNCRYIVSIMMHTQGMGVEEATRFFMENAYMEETPAASEARRGTFDPGYLNYTLGKLLILKLREDYKKEKGEAFSLREFHDQLLAYGAPPVPLVKTMLLNNNNSEVL, encoded by the coding sequence GTGACTGTAACAACTGATAACGAAACTCTTGAAACGCTTATAGATATTTATATCAAAGATTTGCTAGAAACATTCCCCATAGTTGGCACCGCTTGCGGGTTACATGAATACGATGGGCGACTGCCCGATACCAGCGCCACTACTTTCCGAAATCGTATGTTGCAATTAAAAGAATTCAGGGAGCGTGTACGCATAATCGGCATTTCGCTGGATGATAAAGAAAGTAAGTTCGATTACGAACTCCTATTGCACTGTATTGACAAAGAATTGTTCTCGCTAGAAGAAATGCGTGAACACGAAATCAGCCCCTTGTATTACGGGGGATTAACCGATGTCAGCGTGTACATAAAACGGGATTATGCTCCGCTGGAACATCGCCTCGAAATGGTCATCCGGCATCTAGAAAAGCTTCCGAAAGCGTTAGGGCAGGGACTCGAAAACCTTGAGATGTCACTATCCCGCCCGGCATTGGAAACTGCATTGGAAATGTTCAAAGGCATTATCACCTATCTTGAAGGTGATGTAACCACGCAGTTTGTGGAGTTGAACAACGCCACGTTAACCGCACAGTACACCGCCACTTGTCAGAAAGCCATTGAAGCGATAAACAACTACATAGATGGTCTAGAAAAGCGTCTGCCGCTTTCTCATAATAACTTTGCTATAGGCGCAGAACGCTATCGTAGAATGCTTTTCTTTGGTGAAATGGTTGGGCTTCCTCTCGATGAACTGCTTGAGGTGGGGCAGCGAAACCTGCGCGTGAATCAGGAGTTGCTAAGGAGTGCTTGCCAAAAATTTGCACCTGATCTTACGGTTCAGGAAGCGATGGCAAAAATGGCGAGCCATCATCCCACACCTGAGAGCCTGATAGCCGATACCACCGCCAAGTTGGAAGAAGTGCGTCAATTTCTAATCGAACACAATATTATAAGTGTTCCAAGCGAAGTCCGTTGTATAGTGGCTGAAACTCCTCCTTTTATGCGCTGGGCTTTCGCATTCATGGATACTCCCGGTGCATTTGAGGAAATCGCTACCCAATCTTATTACTATATCACTCCGGTAGAATCTCACTGGACTGAGCAACAAAAAGAGGAATGGCTAACCAAATTTGATTATTTTACCCTACAGGATGTCAGCATCCATGAAGCCTATCCCGGTCATTATTTGCATTACATGCATTTCAAATTATTGAATAATAGATTGCGGCGATTGTTATGGTCTGCCAGTTACAGCTATTCTTTTGTAGAGGGTTGGGCGCATTACACCGAGCAAATGATGATAGAGGAAGGCTACGGGACAAATGACCCACGTTACCATATGGCGCAGCTTTCTGAAGCCCTACTGCGTAATTGCCGCTATATAGTGTCTATCATGATGCACACACAGGGCATGGGCGTGGAGGAAGCCACCCGCTTTTTCATGGAAAATGCCTATATGGAAGAAACCCCTGCCGCCAGCGAAGCCCGTCGTGGCACATTTGATCCGGGATACCTCAATTATACTTTGGGTAAATTGCTGATTTTGAAGTTGCGCGAGGATTACAAAAAGGAAAAAGGCGAGGCGTTTAGTCTGCGCGAATTCCATGATCAATTATTGGCATATGGCGCACCACCGGTGCCGTTGGTCAAAACTATGCTCTTAAATAACAACAACAGCGAAGTGCTTTAA
- a CDS encoding PIG-L deacetylase family protein, whose amino-acid sequence MNIEIPHSALVVGAHPDDAEFGCAGTVAKWTRAGCEIHYLMLTSGDKGSEDPEADLAELRQIREQEQLEAAKILGVAGCTFLRLSDGEVVNNLELRGLIVREIRRFKPEVIFTWDPLTRLYRMHPDHRACGQATLDAAFPAAMMPHSYPEHLRKEGLSVHRTKRLLLFGTDDPDYVSDISDTLELKFEAMRKHPSQFSMDNPAFMERMTKRAQDAAKEQSFEFGESFKLVQLEM is encoded by the coding sequence ATGAATATAGAAATTCCGCATAGCGCCTTGGTAGTTGGCGCACACCCTGATGATGCTGAGTTTGGTTGCGCCGGTACAGTTGCAAAATGGACACGGGCGGGTTGTGAAATCCACTATCTGATGTTGACCAGTGGTGACAAAGGCTCTGAAGACCCAGAAGCCGATCTAGCTGAATTACGCCAGATTCGCGAACAGGAACAACTTGAAGCAGCAAAAATACTTGGGGTGGCGGGTTGTACCTTCCTGCGCTTGAGTGATGGTGAGGTTGTCAATAATCTTGAATTGCGAGGATTGATAGTACGCGAGATTCGCCGCTTCAAACCGGAAGTAATTTTTACATGGGATCCGTTAACGCGCCTCTATCGTATGCATCCCGATCATCGCGCTTGCGGTCAAGCAACACTTGATGCGGCTTTTCCCGCCGCAATGATGCCGCACAGCTACCCGGAGCATCTTCGCAAGGAAGGGCTAAGTGTACACCGCACCAAACGGCTGCTATTGTTCGGTACAGATGACCCCGATTATGTAAGCGACATAAGCGATACACTTGAATTGAAATTTGAGGCAATGCGCAAGCATCCTAGCCAATTCAGTATGGACAATCCGGCTTTCATGGAACGGATGACAAAACGCGCTCAGGATGCCGCCAAAGAACAATCTTTTGAGTTCGGCGAAAGTTTCAAGCTGGTGCAGTTAGAAATGTAA
- the def gene encoding peptide deformylase, translated as MAILKILTDDNPRLRLKSQKVVKFDKGLRQLATNLIQTMQQSNGVGISAPQVGELIKLIVVDVPEDMDYEGSPGFKAVVVNPEIVKCEGEQLGEEGCLSVPGWYGEVKRFKDITVRGQDVFGKPVKIKASDFTAVVFQHEIDHLSGILFTDLVLPNTLHKAKAAEDSIKDEIEEKVGETI; from the coding sequence ATGGCAATATTGAAAATTCTAACTGATGATAACCCACGCCTACGGCTTAAATCTCAGAAAGTCGTCAAGTTTGATAAAGGATTGCGTCAGTTAGCGACAAATTTGATTCAGACGATGCAGCAATCTAATGGGGTTGGCATCAGTGCGCCACAGGTCGGCGAATTGATCAAGCTGATAGTGGTGGATGTTCCGGAAGATATGGATTATGAAGGAAGTCCGGGATTTAAAGCGGTTGTAGTTAACCCTGAGATTGTAAAATGCGAGGGCGAGCAGTTGGGCGAAGAAGGCTGCTTGAGCGTACCGGGTTGGTATGGTGAAGTTAAACGCTTCAAAGATATAACCGTCAGAGGGCAAGATGTATTCGGTAAGCCGGTAAAAATTAAAGCCAGTGACTTTACAGCGGTGGTTTTCCAACATGAAATTGACCATCTGAGCGGTATCCTGTTTACCGATCTGGTGCTTCCCAACACCTTGCACAAAGCAAAAGCGGCGGAAGACTCCATTAAGGATGAAATCGAGGAAAAAGTAGGTGAGACCATTTAA
- the priA gene encoding replication restart helicase PriA, which yields MTMQVERLTETSLPLPPADSGEPQKARLYAEVAAESQGTLLSGLTYSVPKEFEEFIQPGQLVWVPLRKRQAQGIVLSLGEQQPDFPTRDLLEIVDQRPLLATYQLKLARWLSEYYCAGLYECAVLMLPSGFTRYAKPTLILANEAREGLLPTGLNQNEYFLVELLRQMLGERTVEPEEEEETGEVLLSDAQKAYNAKRAKSGFEKAVKCLEEYKLVKRGFFLPRPGIKPQIKLFARLSPLISLEDESLLKKLARAKKQKTVLEYINTSAELDYLLPADEICEATGVQPAFLRAMAEKGLLEVEEREVRRDPLANRPQRERAEEPPILTYRQAQVWRELLDGLQTPGYKTYLLHGVTGSGKTELYLRAIARTLREGKQAIVLVPEIALTAQTVDRFAARFPGKVAVKHSKLYPGEAYDEWRRTREGEAQIVIGARSAVFAPLVNPGLIIIDEEHEGSYKQDESEGRLGMPLYNAREVACEIGRLTGAKVILGSATPAIESYFRTQMGEFKLLELPDRVAAPQSATETSFDKTVGTLPLPPIQIVDLRQELKSGNTSIFSRVLRQQLKQTLEREHQAILFLNRRGTATVVMCRDCGYNEQCPDCETPLVWHADLEILICHRCGRHAPHPVRCANCNSQRIRYFGTGTKRVEEEVLKLFPQARVLRWDQDTIGEGGRDSYQTLYDKMANHEADILVGTQMIAKGLDLPLVSLVGVVTSDTGLYLPDFRATERTFQILTQVAGRAGRRAGSNGVARAILQTYTPDQYAIQAASRHDYISFYRQDLEFRAQRLYPPFCKLIKFVYAYPKEERAQLEIKRVASDLKFQFNELDIPPESWSMVGPAPSFQRKYKGLYRYQFVLRIHRPESFPPDEAELAMRHVIMRLRPQLVHGWTLDVDPQNML from the coding sequence ATGACAATGCAGGTTGAAAGATTGACTGAAACCAGCTTACCTTTACCTCCCGCCGATTCGGGGGAACCACAAAAAGCTCGCCTATATGCCGAGGTAGCGGCTGAATCACAAGGTACTCTCCTTAGTGGGCTAACCTATAGTGTGCCAAAAGAGTTTGAGGAATTCATTCAGCCGGGGCAACTGGTGTGGGTTCCGCTTCGCAAACGTCAAGCACAAGGCATCGTGCTAAGTTTGGGCGAACAGCAACCCGATTTTCCTACCCGCGACCTATTAGAAATCGTAGATCAACGCCCCCTACTGGCTACTTACCAGCTAAAACTGGCACGCTGGCTCTCTGAATATTATTGTGCAGGACTTTACGAGTGCGCCGTTTTAATGCTCCCTTCGGGTTTTACTAGATACGCTAAACCAACTTTGATACTGGCAAACGAAGCTCGAGAGGGGCTATTACCTACTGGGCTAAACCAGAACGAGTATTTCCTAGTCGAGTTATTGCGCCAGATGCTTGGCGAGCGTACCGTTGAACCCGAGGAGGAGGAAGAGACAGGCGAAGTACTGTTGAGCGATGCCCAGAAGGCGTATAACGCAAAACGAGCAAAATCGGGTTTTGAAAAAGCAGTTAAGTGCCTAGAAGAGTATAAATTGGTAAAGCGGGGTTTCTTCTTACCGCGCCCCGGTATCAAACCCCAAATAAAACTGTTTGCCCGTCTATCTCCGCTGATTTCACTGGAAGACGAAAGCTTGCTAAAAAAACTGGCACGCGCTAAAAAGCAGAAAACTGTACTGGAGTATATTAACACTTCCGCAGAACTGGACTACCTGTTACCAGCAGACGAAATCTGCGAAGCAACCGGAGTACAGCCAGCTTTTTTGCGAGCTATGGCTGAGAAGGGTTTGCTAGAAGTAGAGGAACGAGAAGTCAGACGTGACCCGCTGGCGAATCGCCCACAGCGAGAACGCGCCGAAGAACCCCCAATCCTCACCTACCGACAAGCGCAAGTATGGCGGGAACTGCTGGATGGTCTTCAAACCCCCGGCTATAAAACTTACCTGTTACATGGAGTAACGGGCAGCGGAAAAACCGAACTCTACCTACGGGCTATCGCGCGAACCTTGCGGGAGGGCAAACAAGCAATCGTACTGGTTCCTGAAATCGCGCTCACTGCCCAGACGGTAGATCGCTTTGCTGCTCGCTTTCCCGGTAAAGTGGCGGTTAAGCATAGCAAACTTTACCCCGGTGAGGCTTACGATGAGTGGCGGCGCACCCGTGAAGGTGAAGCGCAAATTGTTATAGGGGCACGCAGCGCAGTTTTTGCCCCATTGGTCAATCCCGGACTGATAATTATAGATGAGGAGCATGAAGGTAGCTACAAGCAGGACGAATCCGAGGGTAGGCTCGGCATGCCGCTGTACAATGCGCGGGAGGTGGCATGTGAAATCGGACGGTTGACCGGAGCAAAGGTTATCCTTGGCAGCGCAACCCCAGCCATTGAGAGCTATTTCCGAACGCAAATGGGTGAATTTAAGCTGCTGGAATTGCCCGACCGAGTTGCAGCGCCGCAGTCAGCCACCGAAACATCCTTTGATAAAACTGTCGGTACACTTCCACTACCCCCTATCCAGATTGTAGATCTGCGTCAAGAATTAAAGTCGGGCAATACCAGCATATTCAGCCGAGTTCTGCGACAGCAACTCAAACAAACCTTGGAACGAGAGCATCAGGCAATCCTTTTTTTGAACCGGCGGGGAACTGCCACCGTTGTAATGTGCCGAGATTGCGGTTATAACGAGCAATGCCCGGATTGCGAAACACCGTTGGTATGGCATGCCGACCTTGAAATATTAATCTGTCATCGCTGTGGGCGACATGCGCCCCATCCGGTACGTTGCGCCAACTGTAATAGCCAGCGCATTCGATATTTCGGAACAGGCACAAAGCGGGTGGAAGAAGAAGTTTTAAAACTCTTTCCCCAAGCGCGGGTTTTGCGCTGGGATCAGGATACCATTGGGGAAGGTGGCAGGGATAGTTACCAAACCCTTTACGATAAAATGGCAAATCACGAAGCGGATATTCTGGTTGGTACGCAAATGATAGCCAAAGGGCTAGACTTGCCGCTGGTTTCGCTGGTAGGCGTAGTAACTTCCGATACCGGCTTATACTTGCCCGATTTCAGAGCAACCGAACGCACCTTTCAAATTCTCACTCAGGTAGCGGGCAGGGCTGGTCGTCGTGCCGGTTCAAATGGAGTTGCCCGCGCTATTCTCCAAACCTATACTCCAGATCAGTATGCAATACAGGCTGCCAGCCGGCATGATTACATCTCTTTCTATCGACAAGACCTTGAGTTCAGGGCGCAAAGATTATACCCACCCTTTTGCAAGCTCATCAAGTTTGTATACGCCTACCCTAAAGAAGAACGTGCCCAGCTTGAAATTAAGCGAGTAGCCTCCGATTTGAAATTCCAATTTAACGAACTGGATATCCCACCCGAAAGTTGGAGCATGGTAGGACCTGCCCCCTCTTTCCAGCGAAAGTATAAGGGTTTGTATCGCTATCAATTTGTTTTGCGTATCCACCGTCCCGAAAGCTTTCCACCGGACGAGGCTGAACTAGCTATGCGACATGTTATAATGCGCCTGCGCCCCCAACTTGTACATGGTTGGACTTTAGACGTTGACCCACAAAATATGCTGTAA
- a CDS encoding response regulator transcription factor, with protein MEKKVLVIEDSLTQAIVLKRELEKQGYIVVLAYDGMKGLEAVASFHPDVIVLDLNIPRMDGIEVCKRLKHQSQVEWIRTIPVLMFSAQTRLSTMNEAYKAGADHFVTKDREGAGFLNQLLEATFRRIERRRATSKLSLKAYM; from the coding sequence ATGGAAAAGAAAGTACTGGTCATTGAAGATAGTCTGACACAGGCTATTGTACTTAAAAGGGAATTAGAGAAGCAGGGTTACATAGTTGTGTTAGCGTATGATGGGATGAAGGGACTTGAAGCAGTAGCAAGTTTTCATCCTGATGTAATCGTACTTGATCTGAACATACCGCGCATGGATGGTATTGAGGTATGTAAAAGGCTCAAACATCAAAGCCAAGTTGAATGGATTCGCACGATTCCAGTGTTGATGTTCAGCGCACAGACGCGCCTTTCAACAATGAATGAGGCATATAAAGCAGGTGCAGACCATTTTGTTACTAAGGATCGTGAAGGCGCAGGCTTTTTAAACCAATTGTTGGAAGCTACCTTCCGACGAATTGAACGCCGCAGGGCTACCTCAAAGCTATCATTAAAAGCATATATGTAG
- a CDS encoding winged helix-turn-helix transcriptional regulator, which produces MTQKINAIDHVHICPKYEKAISILGKRWTGLIIKALMDGSLRFNELLKIVGTVSDRVLTERLRELEAEGLLERLVHPESPVRIEYMLTPKGRSMEQVLDALQNWANKWVSYEPSENAHTFEEVSDITAQS; this is translated from the coding sequence ATGACTCAGAAAATAAATGCAATAGATCATGTACACATATGCCCTAAATATGAAAAAGCTATTTCTATATTAGGAAAACGTTGGACAGGACTTATTATTAAGGCTTTAATGGATGGTTCTTTGCGGTTCAATGAACTATTGAAAATCGTGGGTACTGTCAGCGACCGGGTTCTTACCGAGCGACTCCGCGAACTAGAGGCAGAAGGTTTGTTGGAACGTCTTGTTCATCCCGAATCGCCTGTTCGAATCGAATATATGCTAACCCCTAAAGGTCGCTCAATGGAACAAGTATTAGATGCTCTCCAAAATTGGGCGAACAAATGGGTTAGTTACGAGCCAAGTGAAAATGCACACACCTTTGAAGAAGTCTCAGATATAACAGCGCAAAGCTAA
- a CDS encoding flippase activity-associated protein Agl23, whose amino-acid sequence MSKSYANRIDTPEQFNGDIEEKLQPSALDRVLAFGWLNWESILWIAIIVLAIASRFASLDLKAIHHDESIHAKWSYDMFKGTFIYRYDPTWHGPLLYYLVSASFMLFGGDNETTARLMPALFGIATVSICWFLRPLLGRFGALFAGTLVLISPTILYFNRSLRHDSFALFGELLFAIGVFRFLQSRKWLWMAWAGLGLAITYASHEMVFLNTVILVSWLGLAFVVELVTLPKEVKNRIAKRITERLQEIKKKPEQSPEQTKRAIITDGELDEPEITPQEIAVSEEAPTLEPQNVNLPAEQEILAPAPLSWWRALLIYTPAGWFGFSYTLAGTLLLATLVSLRFALTPKNPILPNNGIPKGNLFLIGPEVDKWLAYVVNGALLGIALGLVAGWLVSLADVAEDDKFAGSAALRGAIRIFRQPKAIAAFFIAFALIYIPLFGNFFTYIPGLADGIFRGVEYWASVHNSRRLDQPWFYYPMLMMLYETLPFLLSLVALVIIPVAWFRRSMGKGQLIFSVKGLFAGYTLWWSGLAMVMYSIAGEKVPWLNMQVALPAILAAGVLVQRTVQRVDWRSVVKPSQGLLFGALFILMFAGIAVIIGQLIGIGELGSTVTPADGTTIESSRLYRTLETILVLIVLVLLFYFALKLWRSGRIAGKTMRAVILTIVVLALGGYGLKSSIAANYEHPDSAVEPLVQVQTAPDVVLFTKRLERLARDARDQFRTTPPTPGTTTQAADPAGIKGLPILVSNEVAWPLVWYLRSYTDVGYFTPNDDITQTDVEALPLKDSRGNPYAVIAIQLSEDQTKLQAALKGQYTRYQIRFRWWFPEDANGYGSIGIVPPGSIAPDLDKKKIQNTDWGKLWDTFTKQPSADQMWRYIMYRELATTPGQVDLVYYIRNELEPDLPLVSNTPPATVSPQPTETATNGVFDMTTSKQAGTSNGQYRLPRTLTVAPNGDFLVLDSGNGRVQRFSADGKFLSKFGKAGSDDGQFALIQLSTGSPATSNEQNDGGPGGIAVDEDGNIYVADTWGYRIEKFDANGNFLLKWGEGMNSRNDPAQALQNPKGFYGPRGLFYDRNRKELYVADTGNRRIVVFDKNGVPLRQFGTSGSAPGQFDEPTSVAVSDAGKVFVTDLHNKRVQVLDLDGKYLSEITIPYWHEQPLSEPYITLDKAGNAYISDAANATIYRIGKDDQELGIINDSALINPLGLVIGNDGNLYIADAKRHSIIKLLL is encoded by the coding sequence ATGTCAAAATCTTACGCAAATAGAATAGATACCCCTGAACAATTTAATGGCGATATCGAAGAAAAGCTACAGCCTAGCGCCCTAGATCGGGTACTGGCTTTTGGTTGGCTTAACTGGGAGAGTATCCTGTGGATAGCGATTATTGTGCTGGCAATAGCAAGCCGATTCGCTTCACTTGATCTAAAAGCCATACACCATGATGAATCTATCCATGCCAAGTGGAGCTATGATATGTTCAAGGGAACATTTATCTATCGCTATGACCCCACTTGGCACGGACCTTTGCTTTATTACTTAGTCAGCGCTTCTTTTATGCTTTTCGGCGGCGATAACGAAACAACCGCCCGTTTGATGCCTGCTCTTTTCGGAATAGCCACTGTTTCTATATGCTGGTTTCTGCGCCCACTTTTAGGACGTTTCGGCGCATTGTTCGCCGGCACGCTGGTGTTAATTTCACCAACTATTCTGTATTTCAATCGTTCTCTACGACACGACTCTTTTGCGCTTTTCGGCGAGCTACTCTTTGCAATTGGCGTTTTCCGCTTTCTGCAAAGCCGCAAATGGCTCTGGATGGCATGGGCAGGGCTAGGATTGGCTATCACCTATGCCAGCCACGAAATGGTTTTCCTCAATACTGTCATTCTTGTATCGTGGCTAGGTTTGGCATTTGTAGTGGAATTGGTAACACTCCCAAAAGAGGTAAAAAACCGCATCGCAAAGCGTATTACCGAACGATTACAAGAAATTAAAAAAAAGCCGGAACAGTCGCCTGAGCAAACTAAACGTGCCATCATCACCGATGGCGAACTGGATGAGCCTGAAATAACACCCCAAGAAATAGCTGTTTCTGAAGAAGCTCCAACACTCGAACCGCAGAACGTCAACCTTCCGGCAGAGCAAGAAATTCTCGCGCCTGCACCGCTCTCGTGGTGGCGAGCTTTGCTAATTTATACCCCGGCAGGCTGGTTTGGCTTCTCTTATACCCTCGCCGGGACTTTATTGCTTGCTACACTTGTGAGTCTGCGTTTTGCGCTTACGCCAAAAAACCCGATCCTGCCTAATAACGGCATCCCAAAAGGGAATCTCTTTCTAATAGGACCAGAAGTGGATAAGTGGCTGGCTTATGTCGTCAACGGTGCGTTATTGGGCATCGCGTTAGGATTGGTAGCGGGTTGGTTAGTTTCGCTGGCGGACGTTGCAGAAGACGACAAGTTTGCGGGTAGCGCGGCTTTGCGTGGAGCTATACGCATCTTCCGCCAACCAAAAGCTATCGCCGCTTTCTTCATTGCCTTTGCTCTAATATATATACCTTTATTTGGAAACTTCTTTACCTATATTCCGGGTCTTGCCGATGGAATCTTCCGAGGCGTGGAATATTGGGCAAGCGTACATAATAGCCGCCGCCTCGATCAACCTTGGTTCTATTACCCGATGCTGATGATGTTGTATGAAACTTTGCCTTTCCTGTTAAGCCTAGTTGCGCTGGTTATAATTCCGGTGGCTTGGTTCAGGCGTTCTATGGGCAAGGGGCAACTCATATTCAGTGTAAAGGGGTTGTTCGCAGGTTATACACTGTGGTGGAGTGGGTTGGCAATGGTGATGTATTCCATCGCCGGAGAAAAAGTGCCATGGCTCAATATGCAGGTTGCCTTGCCTGCTATCCTCGCTGCCGGAGTGCTGGTGCAACGAACGGTACAAAGGGTTGATTGGCGCAGCGTGGTCAAACCCTCGCAGGGCTTGCTATTCGGGGCGCTTTTCATTCTAATGTTTGCGGGCATAGCAGTGATAATCGGACAACTTATCGGTATCGGAGAACTGGGTAGCACCGTTACCCCGGCTGACGGTACTACCATAGAAAGCTCCCGACTTTACCGTACCCTAGAAACTATACTGGTACTGATTGTACTAGTGCTTTTATTCTATTTCGCACTGAAACTCTGGCGAAGTGGACGTATCGCAGGAAAAACCATGCGGGCGGTAATCTTAACAATCGTGGTTTTAGCGCTTGGCGGCTACGGGTTAAAGTCTAGCATTGCCGCTAATTACGAGCACCCAGATAGTGCAGTAGAACCCTTAGTGCAGGTACAAACTGCGCCGGACGTGGTGCTTTTCACCAAACGATTGGAGAGACTGGCGCGAGATGCCCGCGATCAATTCCGCACTACACCACCTACACCCGGCACAACCACCCAAGCGGCTGACCCTGCCGGTATAAAAGGGCTACCTATACTGGTTTCTAATGAAGTGGCGTGGCCGTTAGTCTGGTATTTAAGAAGCTATACCGATGTGGGTTATTTTACCCCTAATGATGATATTACCCAGACCGATGTGGAAGCACTGCCCTTAAAAGACAGTCGCGGCAATCCTTATGCGGTGATTGCGATTCAACTATCCGAAGATCAAACCAAACTTCAAGCAGCATTAAAAGGTCAGTACACCCGCTATCAAATTCGTTTTCGCTGGTGGTTCCCAGAGGATGCTAATGGTTATGGAAGCATTGGCATAGTTCCACCGGGAAGTATCGCGCCGGATTTAGATAAGAAAAAAATTCAGAACACTGACTGGGGCAAGCTATGGGACACCTTCACCAAACAGCCTAGTGCCGATCAAATGTGGCGCTACATTATGTATCGGGAGTTAGCTACAACTCCGGGTCAAGTAGACCTGGTTTATTACATTCGCAATGAGCTTGAACCTGATTTGCCTCTAGTAAGCAATACTCCCCCTGCAACGGTAAGCCCGCAACCAACCGAAACGGCGACAAACGGTGTTTTCGATATGACCACCTCCAAACAAGCCGGAACGAGCAATGGGCAATACCGTTTGCCGCGTACCCTGACGGTCGCACCCAATGGCGATTTTCTGGTATTGGATAGCGGGAACGGGCGAGTGCAGCGGTTTTCCGCAGATGGGAAATTTCTCTCTAAATTCGGGAAAGCCGGTTCAGATGATGGGCAATTCGCCTTGATACAGTTAAGCACCGGTTCACCTGCCACCTCCAACGAACAAAACGACGGCGGACCTGGTGGCATTGCCGTAGACGAGGATGGGAATATTTATGTAGCCGATACGTGGGGCTACAGGATTGAGAAGTTTGACGCTAACGGTAATTTCTTGCTCAAATGGGGAGAGGGTATGAATTCGCGCAACGACCCGGCGCAAGCCCTACAAAACCCCAAAGGCTTTTATGGTCCGCGTGGACTCTTTTATGATCGTAACCGCAAAGAACTCTACGTGGCGGATACCGGAAATCGTCGAATCGTGGTTTTCGATAAAAATGGAGTCCCACTCAGGCAGTTTGGTACTTCCGGTTCAGCTCCCGGTCAATTCGATGAACCTACCAGCGTAGCAGTATCTGATGCTGGAAAAGTGTTTGTTACCGACCTGCATAACAAGCGAGTTCAGGTTCTCGATTTGGATGGTAAATATCTAAGTGAAATTACGATTCCCTATTGGCATGAACAACCCCTTAGCGAACCGTATATAACGTTGGATAAAGCAGGAAACGCCTATATCAGCGATGCAGCCAATGCCACAATTTATCGTATTGGGAAAGATGACCAGGAGTTAGGAATTATAAACGATAGTGCGCTTATAAATCCGTTGGGTTTAGTGATTGGCAACGATGGTAATCTGTATATTGCAGATGCAAAACGGCATTCTATTATAAAATTATTGCTTTAA